CATAGTTGTAGGACAACCAGTTTTGAATTTTAGTGTTAGGCAGCTTTCCCTAGATGCAGGGATTCAAATTTTCAATATCCATAGCATTCAAGGTTGGAGAACGCGCTACTGCACGCATAAATGGAATCATGTGCAAGGTTTATATGAACCTCAGAGACCACATATACCACAGAGATACTTGGGTCTAATGTAGCAAGCGTAGTGCTAGAGTTATGGAAAGTCCAGATAACCACATGAACCTTAGTGAAAAATCCGCCTAACATGTTAAACTTTACTCTGCACCTTATATTGTACCACAACAATTTTGGAATAGTAGAACAAAATACAATTTAATCATGTTAGGCGGCTTTTCCCCAAGGTTCACCATGCTACGTAGACGTTTCAagcatatttttttcattctaTCTTAAGTCGAGAACTATTGCAGATATAAATGTAAACATGTACAAAGTTTATATGCACTTCCATGAGCACATATAACTTGCATATGCTTCCACCAATGTGCATGCATTACCACAGGTTGTACAAAGTCTAGCAATAAATGATTAACACTATTCAATGTGCATCCCATAACCGCTGCAGAAATAAATGGAAGCATGTACAAGGTTCATATGTACTTCATTGAGCTCATATATCTTGGCACATACTTTCATCTAATTTGCAACAGCTATACTAAATCAGCAAAGCACAAATACATAGTGCTAGAGTTACAGTAAGTTCAGATAACCACATGAATCTTAGAGAAAAATCTGCCTAACATCTTAAACTTTATTTTGCACATTCAACACCTATTGTAGGAAAAATCTTGGTACAGCAGAACAAAATTCAATTTAATGCTGTTAGGCGGCTTTTCTCTGAGATTCACGAAGTTATGTAGAGTTTATGAAACATGTATGGTTTCATTCTATCGTAAGTCAAAACTGTTGCAGAAATAAATGGAAGCATGTACAAGGTTTATATGCACTTCTATGAGCACAAATAACTTGCATATGCTCCCACCACTGTGCTTGCATTACCACAGGTTGTAGTAAATCTAGCAAAAACTGATTAACACTATTCACTGTGCATCCGATAACAACTGCAGCAATAAGGTTCATATGTACTTCAATGAGCTCATATAACTTGGCACATGCTTTCATCTAATGTGCAACAGCTATACGAAACCAGCAAGCACAAATACATAATGCTAGAGTTACAAAAGTCCAGATAACCACATGAATCTTAGAGAAAAATCCGCCTAACATCTTAAACTTTATTTTGCACATTCTACACCAATTGTAGAACAAAACTTTGGTATAGCGGAACAAAAATACAATTTAATGCTGTTAGGCGGCTTTTCACTGAGATTCACGAAATTATGTAGACTTTTcaaaaatattgttttcaTTCTATCGTAAGTCAAGAATTGTTGCAGAAATAAATGGAAGCTTGTACGAGGTTTATATACACTTCTATGAGCACATCCAACTTGCACATATTTCATCCAATTTTGCACGCATCACTACAGGTTTTACTAGGTGTAGCAGTAACTGACTAACGATATTTAATGTGCATCACATAACTACTGCAGAAATAAGTGGAAGCATGTACAAGGTTTATATTTTGATCAGCCTTAAGATAATTTTAACTGGCCAGATGCACCCCATAACTTGTTCTTCTAAAATGATTTAGGAAAAGTAACAGTTTGACTCAACTAGGCTGGAAAAATCTCAGTAGAAGATATTTTCCCATATGACCATTATCATCATGCAACCACTAGATTACAATTTAAACAGCAGAGACAAGTGATCACGAAGTAAGAAAATAAACTATGaagaggaaacaaaaaaaaaaggtacagaAGAGGGATGTAGCAATACTTCGGCGGGTGCGCTTCTTGTAGAGGATGCGGTAGCCGCATTCACGGCACTGGATCACATCTCCTGACTTCAGCGTGTTCTCAGCTCCGCAATCTGGAGATAAAGAAAATCAATTCGATTGTTTATACTGCATAAACAGCAAGGAATCCTGTGAAGAGCGAAGTTCGCAATTTCACTGGTTGTCCAAACGAGACCCCCACCGACTGCCTCTCTTCAGAAGCTCAGTACGACcaccagagagagagagagagagagagagggggggggggggatagATCAACCTCCGCACAGATAGCTGACGGGCTCCGGCTGCTGCGGATCCATCGGCTAGGCTTTCTCGtaaaggagagggagaagcTACTGCGGCGGCCGGAGTTGGGTTTAGACGAGTTGGGGTTTGGTGAGTGTGTAGATATGggaagaggggaagaagaagatttaTATAGAGCTGCTGCCGACCTAGGTTACCTGGCCGGCCTCTCGCGGTGCTTCGCTGGGCTGGTAAATAAGCACCTCGCTGGCCCAGCCCAGTAGTTTGAGCGCCAGTCcagtttgttttttttaattatgaGCGCAGTCCAGTTACACGTGTTTGTACGGCATCTAgcttatttttcttattgggtttgtgtatttttttgcagtgccatttttttttgaggaacacagtacaaacgcagacgctcacaacacgcaCAACTCCGAAAGACTGAGCcggcagatcttgagagattgacgggtacgtcacctaccactgaaagaaaAGCGCCGGTTAAATCCTGGAATAATCCAGGGAAATGTGACACCCACGTCAAGTCtaggacttgaacctgggtgggctggttccaccacaaggaaccagaccacctgagtTTGGCTCAGTTCAATTTGCGGTGCCATCTTGACGTGCAGATGATGTCATTTAGAAGATTGATGTCCTGAGGCATCGCAGTCTATTTCTTGAAATTAGTGGTTATCGTGGttcatctttttttgttttgatcttTTTTATCGATTCATCGATAAAACAACGGTTTCACAACTTCCCTCTTGCAAGGGGTGTGTCTCTcgcttaaaaaaaagaggtgtGTCTCCAATTATGGTACATTCAACGGTCTTAGGTTTTCAGTGTTTGAGATAGTCGAGTCATGCGGCTTCTCAAAACTCATAAGGTTAGTCCAGCTTGTGCAAAAATGACGTTTTGTAATTTCATAATCAAATACCTGCAGGAATATCAAGATGTGAACGACGGATCCAGTGGTGTTGATTTCAAAGGCCCATGATGAAGCTTTTGGTTTAGCAAGGATCTTCGttacttttgttttttgtcgATTGTACCCAATCCCGATCTAgtgtactccatccgttccatattaaatgactcaaattttctcaaatatgaatatatctatataaaaaaacatctagatacatgtaatatttgtcacttaatatgggacggaagaaatacttttttttatgaaataaagGCAGATcgttgttttaaaaaaatgaaccCACAATTTTTCCATTCTGTGCTAAAAGGAGACTTGCTTTTGAGAGCTGTAACCGTAAGATGTTGATTCTTCCTCCTGATGTTCTTAAACTTTTTTCTAATGCTGATTGATCATTCCGAGTTAACCGATTTTAAATTTAAGTAGTAACATAATGTAAGATTCACTTCACTATGGTATGTCCACAAGTCAGCGCTTCCTCCCTCGACTAATTAACCGCCACGGGGAGGGAGTTAACCGTGCGCGAGCGCCTTTCTGGCATCTGACGGGAGTTGGTTAAACTAAAAGATGGGATCCGTCATCGGCACGGCGGCGAACGGCGTCGGCACGTTCCTCGGCAACGCCTTCGCCGCGCCCTTCAGGAGTCTCTTCGGCGTGTCCTGCGAGTAAGCCCCATGATCGAAACGCCCGATTTACAGTCTCTAGTGGATCTATCTGCCTGACTTGCAGTGAGCATGGATTTGAGTTTGACACCAATTTCTGTCTCGAATCATTGAAGGGCCGTTTGTTCAGGGACGTGGGACGTGGCCTGCTTCCTGGAGCACCTGTGCATGTCCAGTCTAGCCAGGCTCTTCATGGTCCTGGTCCTCTCATACATCAGTAAGCGTCGACAGCCTCACACACACCAACTCTTTCGTGAGTTTCTTGCTGAGAATGgattctttgtttgttttgcgGCAGTGCTGTTGCTGGCGTACCTGATGTGCAAAGTGGGCATCATCCAGTGCGTGGTGAAGAAGGGCTGCAagatgtcggcggcggcgtgctcgGGCTGCTGCCACGTGCTGGGGGCCTCGTCCTGCTTTCTCTGGCGCAAGCTGCGGGACACCAAGCGCGTGcaccgcggccgccgcagGCGCCGGCCTCCTGACATCGAAGAAGCAGGACGACGTGCCGGATCGAGCTCCGAAGAAGAGGACTCCGACGACGATGCTGATGATGGTGGGAGGAGCGTGAGAAGGCGGAGCAGGGCGAGAGAGGGGTCGTCGTCggtgagggagaggaggaaggacaGGTTGCGGCGGGCGCTGAGCCTGAGGAAGATGGCgcccaagaaggagcacgcgaTCACGGTTAGAGGCCATGGGATTGGGGCAGGGAGGCATCACCGCCGTGTCGCGCCGGGGAGTGTCGAGCCGTCGTCCACGGCGTTGCGTGTCCATGGCTCGCACAGGCCCAGCCGCAgatgaagttttttttttgtttatcgtGTCCACGAGCTATCTCTGATTCTTGATTGATTATGAAACGAGAATTCCCCTCGAAATCAGTGGTTTCAAGGATTCAGACTTTTGGATGAATTAGACCCAAGCCAGCCCAAAAATACATTAAGTTGGGTATGTGTTCTTTGAATTCAGAATGTGCGACCGAAGGCCCCTATAGCTCAGTGGTAGAGCGTCAGTCTTGTAAACTGAAGGTCTGTAGTTCGATCCTGCATGggggcaatttttttttccagttttgCTGTTGCACGAAGTTCTTTTGCGATCAATCATGCATGTCTCATTTCCTCACCCTTTAAAGGCTTTATATTTGCCATGTATCTCATTTAGATGCTTTTCTACAGAAAACCGTGTTATTACAAATACATGACAAAATGAAACTTTTGGGCTGGCTTCCTAACTTGTTAGTTACATTTGCCACGACGAAAAGAAACTTCCGAGCCCAAGTTAATTACTGCATGAGTCTGCTCAAAAATAGGTCAATCGACTAGCCAAAGACAACTATTCTCCAAAATAGTCAAAACGTATATGTCGAACGCAATGGGAGACCACTCATGCGGGCTATCAGCTCGGGCTCCTCGACACTAGAGTAGCGACCAAGGAAATTTCAGAAATTCCAAGTTGAACGGTACCATCATTGAGTCTCTAATGATGACACCGATGCTTCCAAATTCCTCGGTTGCATAATAATGTCCATAGTTTAGCCTAAATTAGTTTGGAAACCTAATCCAATTTGAGAATCGGCTTCTCTACAAAACTGGGAGATAGCAGCTTCTGGAAGAAGTCCCACAAAAGAATCGGGCCCTTTATGG
This is a stretch of genomic DNA from Brachypodium distachyon strain Bd21 chromosome 1, Brachypodium_distachyon_v3.0, whole genome shotgun sequence. It encodes these proteins:
- the LOC100843746 gene encoding DNA-directed RNA polymerases II, IV and V subunit 12 is translated as MDPQQPEPVSYLCGDCGAENTLKSGDVIQCRECGYRILYKKRTRRIVQYEAR
- the LOC104582078 gene encoding uncharacterized protein LOC104582078, with translation MGSVIGTAANGVGTFLGNAFAAPFRSLFGVSCEAVCSGTWDVACFLEHLCMSSLARLFMVLVLSYIMLLLAYLMCKVGIIQCVVKKGCKMSAAACSGCCHVLGASSCFLWRKLRDTKRVHRGRRRRRPPDIEEAGRRAGSSSEEEDSDDDADDGGRSVRRRSRAREGSSSVRERRKDRLRRALSLRKMAPKKEHAITEQRHFRRKLYAYTHNRPGWTWRDSWGLISLWKDLACILELDEDRFKTILDGVWG